One window of the Rosa rugosa chromosome 3, drRosRugo1.1, whole genome shotgun sequence genome contains the following:
- the LOC133737071 gene encoding uncharacterized protein LOC133737071 isoform X2: MRFSEASSFSGWEYLLDEFKARLRSSFAAFIKKSTELHLQYAVQAIESALVGVREGCTVRYDICAGSEDGGKVSSIVASGIDCLDLVLEFVSESTNLL, translated from the exons ATGAGATTTTCTGAAGCATCATCTTTTTCTGGCTGGGAATATTTATTGGATGAATTCAAAGCTAGGTTGAGGTCATCATTCGCAGCGTTCATAAAGAAATCAACAGAGTTGCATCTCCAATATGCAGTTCAAGCTATCGAAAGTGCCCTAGTTGGTGTGCGGGAAGGGTGCACAGTGAGGTATGACATATGTGCTGGAAGTGAAGATGGAGGAAAGGTTTCTTCAATTGTTGCATCTGGCATTGATTGCTTGGATTTGGTTCTGGAATTTGTTTCAG AGTCCACTAATCTTCTATGA
- the LOC133737071 gene encoding uncharacterized protein LOC133737071 isoform X1 — protein sequence MRFSEASSFSGWEYLLDEFKARLRSSFAAFIKKSTELHLQYAVQAIESALVGVREGCTVRYDICAGSEDGGKVSSIVASGIDCLDLVLEFVSGRNLIVVKTYIQRLIACMFNVILHL from the exons ATGAGATTTTCTGAAGCATCATCTTTTTCTGGCTGGGAATATTTATTGGATGAATTCAAAGCTAGGTTGAGGTCATCATTCGCAGCGTTCATAAAGAAATCAACAGAGTTGCATCTCCAATATGCAGTTCAAGCTATCGAAAGTGCCCTAGTTGGTGTGCGGGAAGGGTGCACAGTGAGGTATGACATATGTGCTGGAAGTGAAGATGGAGGAAAGGTTTCTTCAATTGTTGCATCTGGCATTGATTGCTTGGATTTGGTTCTGGAATTTGTTTCAG GACGCAATTTGATTGTGGTAAAAACATACATTCAGAGGCTAATTGCCTGCATGTTCAATGTTATTCTGCATCTGTAG